One genomic region from Haloprofundus salinisoli encodes:
- the thrC gene encoding threonine synthase — protein sequence MSLKLSQESQPAPEVADDGVWLECIECGETFAPFETVRYTCDDCDGLLEVRYAELPTWDDFDDGRRGVWRYNAALPFEEGVSLPEGDTPLHEVPRLEESVGVHRLRIKHEGMNPTGSFKDRGMTVGVRVAEELGVDRLACASTGNTSAALAAYGARAGLETLVLLPEGKVAAGKIAQASLHGARILEVDGNFDSCLDIVQDLAARDEAYLLNSLNPFRLEGQKTIGLEILERFYEDEGRYPDRIVLPVGNAGNTAALYKAFRELVASGALHPRDVPKLTGVQAENAAPMVEAVENDADEVRRWDEVETKATAIRIGNPVNAPKALPGIRETGGTAVAVSDASITSAQRALAQEGIGVEPASAASVAGLQKLRNRGVVDPDEDVVCLTTGHLLKDPDAAFEAGDDPEPVPNDTDAVLRHLEGRSGGVVSKLKGALGR from the coding sequence ATGAGTCTGAAGCTCTCACAGGAGTCACAACCGGCCCCCGAGGTGGCCGACGACGGCGTCTGGTTGGAGTGTATCGAGTGTGGCGAGACGTTCGCGCCGTTCGAGACGGTGCGTTACACCTGCGACGACTGCGACGGGTTGCTCGAGGTCCGGTACGCCGAGTTGCCGACCTGGGACGACTTCGACGACGGCCGGCGCGGCGTCTGGCGCTACAACGCCGCGCTCCCGTTCGAGGAGGGCGTGAGTCTCCCCGAAGGCGACACGCCGCTCCACGAAGTACCCCGACTGGAGGAGTCGGTGGGCGTCCACCGCCTCCGCATCAAACACGAGGGGATGAACCCCACCGGGAGTTTCAAAGACCGAGGGATGACCGTCGGCGTCCGCGTCGCCGAAGAGTTGGGCGTCGACCGCCTCGCCTGTGCGTCGACCGGGAACACGAGCGCCGCCCTCGCCGCCTACGGTGCCCGCGCCGGATTGGAGACGCTCGTGCTCCTCCCGGAGGGCAAGGTAGCCGCGGGGAAGATCGCGCAAGCGAGTCTCCACGGCGCGCGGATTCTGGAGGTCGACGGCAACTTCGACAGCTGTCTCGACATCGTCCAGGACCTCGCCGCCCGCGACGAAGCCTATCTGCTCAACTCGCTGAACCCCTTCCGGCTGGAAGGCCAGAAGACCATCGGCCTCGAAATTCTCGAACGGTTCTACGAGGACGAGGGCCGGTATCCCGACCGCATCGTCCTCCCCGTCGGCAACGCGGGCAACACCGCCGCGCTGTACAAGGCGTTCCGCGAACTCGTCGCCAGCGGTGCGCTTCACCCGCGCGACGTACCGAAGCTCACCGGCGTGCAGGCCGAAAACGCAGCGCCGATGGTCGAAGCCGTCGAGAACGACGCCGACGAAGTGCGACGGTGGGACGAGGTGGAGACCAAAGCCACCGCGATTCGTATCGGCAACCCGGTCAACGCGCCGAAGGCGCTCCCCGGCATCCGGGAGACGGGCGGCACCGCCGTCGCCGTCTCCGACGCGTCGATCACGTCGGCACAGCGCGCACTCGCACAGGAGGGTATCGGCGTCGAACCCGCGTCCGCCGCCTCCGTCGCCGGCCTCCAGAAACTTCGGAATCGGGGCGTCGTCGACCCCGACGAGGACGTGGTCTGTCTCACCACCGGCCACCTCCTGAAAGACCCCGACGCCGCCTTCGAGGCGGGTGATGACCCCGAACCGGTTCCCAACGACACCGACGCGGTGCTCCGCCATCTCGAAGGTCGAAGCGGCGGTGTCGTCTCGAAGTTGAAAGGTGCGCTCGGACGCTGA